The genomic window CTGTCCAGCGACACTCCGGGCAGACCGCCTTCGTTCATGCCCAGCCAACATTACCTGGTCCGCGTGGTCCTCTTCTCACAAGACCCCAGACAGGGCGGCGTCGTTTTTCTGGGCGACTCTCTCACGGAAGGCTGGATCGTGTACGACAGGTTCGAGAAGGAAGGCTGGCGCAACCGGGGAATCGGCGGGGACACGACATTCGGCGTGCTGATGCGACTGCACGAAATCATTTTGGAAAAGCCGGACAAAGTCTTTATCATGATCGGGGTGAACGACCTCATCAAAGACGAATGGCACGGCCTGATCCAACGCTACGAATACATCGTGGAGACCCTGAAACAGGCGTTACCCAGGGCGGAGATCTACATCCA from Oceanidesulfovibrio indonesiensis includes these protein-coding regions:
- a CDS encoding GDSL-type esterase/lipase family protein, with the translated sequence MPSQHYLVRVVLFSQDPRQGGVVFLGDSLTEGWIVYDRFEKEGWRNRGIGGDTTFGVLMRLHEIILEKPDKVFIMIGVNDLIKDEWHGLIQRYEYIVETLKQALPRAEIYIQSVLPVNWEDFPRATEYVDNEKIAKMNERLKKLAEHEGVEFLNLA